A single region of the Acanthopagrus latus isolate v.2019 chromosome 11, fAcaLat1.1, whole genome shotgun sequence genome encodes:
- the npl gene encoding N-acetylneuraminate lyase isoform X1, with protein sequence MSVMAPVAAKKLTGLVAATFTPFTAGGELNLSEIGPYIDFLTEKQGVNCIFVNGTTGEGMSLSVAERKVLAQVWCEKAQGKMDQVIVHVGCMSLKDSQELARHAAEIRADAIAVIAPSYFKPKNADALKMFLQEVASVAPTLPFYYYHIPAITGVNVLVRDMLEGIETLIPSFRGVKFSGTDLMDLGQCVSYSPPHWSLLYGVDEQLLAALAMGCQGAVGSTYNYIGCHANKLISAFENGDLVQARKIQFKLQELLRYAMKLGFDLGVNKQLMSEVSGLSLGPPRLPVIQCPLAHARSIAEKCHSIFPEC encoded by the exons ATGTCAGTCATGGCTCCCGTTGCTGCTAAAAAGCTGACAGGGCTGGTTGCAGCCACATTCACTCCATTCACCGCTGGAGG TGAACTCAACCTATCAGAGATTGGACCTTATATTGACTTCTTGACAGAGAAGCAAGGTGTAAATTGCATATTTG TGAACGGCACCACCGGAGAAGGTATGTCTCTCAGCGTTGCAGAGAGGAAAGTCCTAGCACAGGTGTGGTGTGAGAAAGCCCAGGGCAA AATGGATCAGGTGATTGTGCATGTCGGCTGCATGAGTCTTAAAGATTCCCAAGAACTG GCTCGCCATGCAGCAGAGATCAGGGCTGATGCAATAGCAGTCATCGCCCCCTCCTACTTTAAGCCCAAAAATGCAG ATGCGTTGAAGATGTTCCTCCAAGAAGTGGCTTCAGTTGCCCCAACTCTGCCCTTCTATTATTACCATATTCCTGCAATCACCGGTGTCAACG tgctgGTGAGAGATATGCTTGAAGGTATTGAGACGCTCATTCCCTCCTTTCGAGGTGTGAAGTTCAGCGGGACTGACCTGATGGACCTTGGCCAGTGTGTCAGCTACAGTCCGCCTCATTGGTCGCTCCTCTATGGCGTGGACGAA CAACTGCTCGCAGCTCTGGCTATGGGCTGCCAAGGAGCCGTTGGCAG CACATACAACTACATCGGATGTCATGCCAACAAGCTCATTTCAGCGTTTGAGAATGGCGACCTTGTCCAGGCCAGGAAAATCCAG TTCAAGCTGCAGGAGCTTCTCCGTTATGCCATGAAACTCG GCTTCGATCTGGGAGTGAACAAGCAGCTGATGAGTGAGGTGTCAGGCCTGAGTCTGGGGCCTCCTCGACTCCCCGTGATTCAGTGTCCTCTTGCTCATGCCCGCTCCATCGCAGAGAAGTGTCACAGCATTTTCCCAGAATGCTGA
- the npl gene encoding N-acetylneuraminate lyase isoform X2: MSLSVAERKVLAQVWCEKAQGKMDQVIVHVGCMSLKDSQELARHAAEIRADAIAVIAPSYFKPKNADALKMFLQEVASVAPTLPFYYYHIPAITGVNVLVRDMLEGIETLIPSFRGVKFSGTDLMDLGQCVSYSPPHWSLLYGVDEQLLAALAMGCQGAVGSTYNYIGCHANKLISAFENGDLVQARKIQFKLQELLRYAMKLGFDLGVNKQLMSEVSGLSLGPPRLPVIQCPLAHARSIAEKCHSIFPEC, encoded by the exons ATGTCTCTCAGCGTTGCAGAGAGGAAAGTCCTAGCACAGGTGTGGTGTGAGAAAGCCCAGGGCAA AATGGATCAGGTGATTGTGCATGTCGGCTGCATGAGTCTTAAAGATTCCCAAGAACTG GCTCGCCATGCAGCAGAGATCAGGGCTGATGCAATAGCAGTCATCGCCCCCTCCTACTTTAAGCCCAAAAATGCAG ATGCGTTGAAGATGTTCCTCCAAGAAGTGGCTTCAGTTGCCCCAACTCTGCCCTTCTATTATTACCATATTCCTGCAATCACCGGTGTCAACG tgctgGTGAGAGATATGCTTGAAGGTATTGAGACGCTCATTCCCTCCTTTCGAGGTGTGAAGTTCAGCGGGACTGACCTGATGGACCTTGGCCAGTGTGTCAGCTACAGTCCGCCTCATTGGTCGCTCCTCTATGGCGTGGACGAA CAACTGCTCGCAGCTCTGGCTATGGGCTGCCAAGGAGCCGTTGGCAG CACATACAACTACATCGGATGTCATGCCAACAAGCTCATTTCAGCGTTTGAGAATGGCGACCTTGTCCAGGCCAGGAAAATCCAG TTCAAGCTGCAGGAGCTTCTCCGTTATGCCATGAAACTCG GCTTCGATCTGGGAGTGAACAAGCAGCTGATGAGTGAGGTGTCAGGCCTGAGTCTGGGGCCTCCTCGACTCCCCGTGATTCAGTGTCCTCTTGCTCATGCCCGCTCCATCGCAGAGAAGTGTCACAGCATTTTCCCAGAATGCTGA
- the edem3 gene encoding ER degradation-enhancing alpha-mannosidase-like protein 3 — MPAVLFLLTLLGALCSHGQAMTREEKQRLRNQVVEMFDHAYQNYMDHAYPADELMPLTCRGRVRGLEPSRGDIDDALGKFSLTLIDTLDTLVLLNKTTEFEAAVRRVLKDVRLDNDIVVSVFETNIRVLGGLLGGHSMAVMLKEGGQHMQWYQDELLDMAKDLGLRLLPAFNTSSGLPYPRVNLKHGVWGPETRTGTETDTCTACAGTIILEFAALSRFTGDPVFEAHARRAMDFLWEKRQRNSNLVGTTINIHSGEWVRRDSGVGAGIDSYYEYLLKAYILLGDDLFLQRFNIHYASIMKYISQPPLLLDVHIHKPLLPARTWMDSLLAFFPGLQVLKGDIRPAIETHEMLYQVTKKHNFLPEAFTTDFRVHWAQHPLRPEFAESTYFLYKATGDPYYLEAGRTILDNLNRFARVPCGFAAMKDVRTGSHEDRMDSFFLAEMFKYLFLLFADVDDLPFDVEDYVFTTEAHLLPLSLSTAPHASSIPSNKTSEEELDDSNFDWTCPNTRLLFPDPAFPRNLREPIRSAVDKSCPRPAPYREPGMGRPPLRAQDFMANNPEHLELLRRMGVSLIHLKDGRVQLVQHATQAVSAVAAEDGVRFMQEMMELSSQQQKEQLPPRAIQIVSHPFFGRVVLTAGPAQFGTDLSKSSTGVRGFVTVAEPYSGCSEITNAEYVRGRIALLQRGQCMFAEKARHIQKAGAIGGIVIDDNEGSSSDTAPLFQMAGDGRSTDDVTLPLLFLFHKEGNILLEALKEYREVEVLLSDKARDRGVDAQEAEEDCTTEATTPTSFEPVSQSQMSTVELDELAPEEVTPTQEENSPIEEDTSPAEEVSPPEEDASSADQAQPKEERDSEKREEPEGDTDSSSQSVDELLADWREDLEAFKQMEKDEL; from the exons ATGCCAGCTGTGCTGTTCTTATTAACGCTGCTTGGAGCATTATGCAGCCATGGACAGGCCATGACgagggaggagaagcagaggttGAG GAACCAAGTGGTTGAGATGTTTGACCATGCATATCAGAACTATATG GACCATGCATACCCAGCAGATGAGCTGATGCCACTAACATGCAGAGGACGGGTACGCGGGCTTGAACCCAGTCGAGGTGACATTGACGACGCTTTGGGAAA GTTCTCACTGACTCTCATAGACACTCTGGATACTCTGGTG cttCTTAACAAGACGACAGAGTTTgaggctgcagtgaggagaGTTCTGAAGGATGTGCGGCTGGACAACGACATCGTGGTGTCTGTCTTTGAAACAAACATTCGAGTCCTTGG AGGTCTGTTGGGAGGGCACTCCATGGCTGTAATGCTGAAGGAGGGAGGTCAACACATGCAGTGGTACCAGGATGAACTTCTGGATATGGCCAAAGACCTGGGCCTCCGACTGTTGCCAGCCTTCAACACCAGTAGTGGCCTACCTTATCCCAGG gtGAACTTGAAACATGGTGTGTGGGGTCCTGAGACGAGGACGGGCACAGAGACCGACACCTGTACTGCGTGTGCAGGAACCATCATCCTTGAGTTTGCTGCCTTAAGTCGCTTCACTGGGGATCCTGTGTTTGAG GCCCATGCCCGGAGAGCCATGGATTTTCTGTGGgagaagaggcagagaaacagcaaTCTGGTTGGGACCACCATCAACATCCACTCTGGAGAGTGGGTCCGCAgag ACAGTGGAGTCGGAGCAGGAATCGACTCTTACTATGAGTACCTTCTCAAGGCCTACATCCTCTTGGGAGATGACCTGTTTCTTCAGCGGTTCAATAtt CACTATGCATCCATAATGAAGTACATTAGCCAGCCTCCGCTGCTGCTCGATGTCCACATCCACAAACCTCTGCTTCCCGCTCGCACCTGGATGGACTCTCTGCTGGCCTTCTTCCCTGGACTGCAG GTGTTGAAGGGAGATATCCGCCCTGCCATTGAGACTCATGAGATGTTATATCAAGTTACAAAGAAACATAACTTTCTCCCAGAG GCCTTCACTACTGATTTCAGGGTTCACTGGGCCCAACATCCCCTGAGGCCTGAGTTTGCAGAGAGCACCTATTTCCTTTACAAG GCCACAGGAGACCCTTATTACCTGGAGGCAGGTCGCACCATCCTGGACAACCTCAACCGCTTTGCTCGCGTCCCCTGCGGATTTGCTGCAATGAAGGACGTACGCACTGGAAGCCATGAGGACAG AATGGACTCCTTCTTCCTCGCTGAGATGTTCAAATACCtcttcctgctgtttgctgaTGTTGATGACTTGCCCTTTGACGTGGAGGACTATGTCTTCACAACCGAGGCACACCTGTTGCCCCTGTCCCTCTCCACAGCTCCTCATGCCTCATCTATTCCTTCAAACAAAACG tcagaggaggagctggatgaCTCGAACTTCGATTGGACGTGCCCTAACACTCGCCTCCTGTTTCCCGACCCCGCCTTCCCTCGTAACCTGAGAGAACCGATTCGTAGCGCTGTGGACAAGAGCTGCCCCCGTCCTGCACCGTACAG ggAGCCTGGCATGGGCCGTCCTCCTCTCAGGGCTCAGGACTTCATGGCAAACAACCCTGAACATCTAGAGCTGCTGAGGAGAATGGGAGTCAGTCTCATCCACCTGAAAGATGGCAGGGTGCAGCTGGTCCAGCATGCTACACAG GCTGTGAGCGCGGTGGCAGCTGAGGACGGCGTGCGCTTCATGCAGGAGATGATGGAGCTGTCCAGCCAGCAGCAGAAAGAGCAGCTGCCTCCCAGAGCCATTCAGATTGTCTCACATCCATTCTTTGGCAGGGTGGTGCTGACTGCCGGCCCAGCACAGTTTGGCACAGACCTCTCCAAAAGTTCCACAGGG GTTCGAGGctttgtgactgtggctgaaCCCTACAGCGGCTGCAGTGAGATCACTAATGCCGAGTACGTACGGGGCCGTATCGCTCTGCTTCAGAGGGGACAGTGTATGTTTGCAGAGAAGGCCAGACACATCCAGAAGGCTGGCGCCATCGGAGGCATAGTCATCG ACGACAACgagggcagcagcagcgacaCGGCTCCCCTGTTTCAGATGGCGGGGGATGGCCGCAGCACAGATGACGTCACCTTGCCTCTACTTTTCCTCTTTCACAAGGAGGGCAACATCTTGTTGGAGGCATTGAAGGAGtacagggaggtggaggtgctgcTGAGCGACAAAGCCAGAGACAGAG GTGTGGATGCgcaagaagcagaggaagactGCACAACCGAGGCAACGACTCCCACCTCATTTGAACCTGTTAGCCAATCGCAAATGAGCACAGTGGAGCTGGACGAACTGGCCCCTGAAGAGGTTACTCCaacacaggaagaaaacagcCCTATAGAAGAAGACACTAGTCCAGCAGAGGAAGTCAGTCCCCCGGAAGAGGATGCTAGTTCTGCAGATCAGGCCCAGcccaaagaggagagagactctgagaagagagaggagcctGAGGGCGACACGGACTCAAGCAGTCAGTCAGTGGATGAGCTGCTGGCTGATTGGCGGGAAGACTTGGAGGCGTTCAAGCAGATGGAGAAGGATGAGCTCTGA